A segment of the Candidatus Dependentiae bacterium genome:
TGGCGCCTTTGAATGCGCCGGAGCAATTTTGGTTGTTGCATTTATGATTATTCCACCGGCAACAGCTTATCTTCTAACAAAACAATTATCACACATGATTATTATCAGTTGTCAGATTTCACTGATTGCAGCGGTCAGTGGTTGCATTGTCGCCAATCTATTAAATGCTTCGATTGCCGGATCAATTGCAACCATTAACGGTTTTATTTTTTTTATGACTCTAGCTTTAAAAGGCAGATTTAAATTCTAATTAAATCTAGGCATCAAGAATTTGCCAAATATTAAGCATTTCATCCATAGAAAGTTCTTCAGCTCTACGCTTGAGCGTTGCATCATCAAGTTTTTTTATATCAAAATGAGACTGAGCTAGATTGTTCCTAAGGGTTCTTCTTGGCTGACAAAAACATAATTTAATAAACTTCCAAAACTCTACATCGTTTGGAATTTCTTGGACTTCTTTTTTTGGCTTAAAATAAAGCAACCGAGAAAAAACATTAGGTGCTGGATAAAAAGCCTCAGGGGCAATTTTATCCAGCAATTTCCAATCAAAATAATGCTGAAAATATAATGAAGAATAACCATGGCCCCTGCCAGAAGTTTTTACAATTTTTTGTGCCACTTCTTCTTGAACCATAACCACACCCTCTAAAAACATTTCTCTGTTTTTTTGTAATAAATACAAAATAGGAAATGTTATTTGATAGGGAAGATTTGCCAAAAGAACCCATGGAGCTTGTGACTGCAGCTCATCCCATCTTTCATCCAAAAC
Coding sequences within it:
- the rsmA gene encoding 16S rRNA (adenine(1518)-N(6)/adenine(1519)-N(6))-dimethyltransferase RsmA, whose amino-acid sequence is MNYNKPYLQGIELKKRYGQHFLKNRLYVDRMVDAVKLNDTISVMEIGCGEGILTGAILETACKKLQVFEIDEQWANHVQEKYGSDNRLSITLNNVLDERWDELQSQAPWVLLANLPYQITFPILYLLQKNREMFLEGVVMVQEEVAQKIVKTSGRGHGYSSLYFQHYFDWKLLDKIAPEAFYPAPNVFSRLLYFKPKKEVQEIPNDVEFWKFIKLCFCQPRRTLRNNLAQSHFDIKKLDDATLKRRAEELSMDEMLNIWQILDA